A portion of the Gigantopelta aegis isolate Gae_Host chromosome 10, Gae_host_genome, whole genome shotgun sequence genome contains these proteins:
- the LOC121383999 gene encoding cytochrome P450 4d1-like — protein sequence MGSALSTFLELYDDAKTTLKWKDVLKLMGLVTTSWYIYKIMLRPFVSPLRKVPGPPFRPIVGNMFDALKQEAMTNTINWMKLYKSRFIRFYFLFGQERLLVADPDIIKYINVTNSKNYVRQTTLNLLDGMANDFVLNLNGSAHHALRKLLNPAFKLKVVEDFVPTYVELSEKLVSLWNQKIMKLGEPTVVEAQTCLAGLTLDIICKCGFGYDMKAIEKPQEAGVYAFKRMLFGSRIRLTNMIPFFSYLPSKEKTQFKEDAQLFKSTIMKVITQQKQLFKDNPQYTNLNGNKNLLATLLLAHDEKDEGITDEVIFANIAGFMFAGFETTSHALTWTLLNLAQHLDCQEKARKEVLGQTPKGQTVTVKKLDQMPYVTCCIKESLRLYPPVTVFWRTPVHDDQINGYFIPKGTPVGISVGALHRLPENWDDPDSFKPERFLEQINPYKFIPFATGPYMCIGNKFSMMESRAILAVLLQNFKFEMVPDYTFRREATPIMHPSPPLILRATRV from the exons gttcCTGGTCCACCATTTCGGCCAATTGTGGGCAACATGTTCGATGCTCTAAAACAGGAAGCAATGACCAATACAATCAA TTGGATGAAACTTTACAAAAGTCGGTTTATTAGGTTCTACTTTTTGTTTGGCCAGGAAAGATTGTTGGTTGCTGATCCTGATATTATCAAATACATCAATGTTACAAACAGCAAGAATTATGTTCGCCAAACAAC acTAAATCTGTTGGATGGTATGGCTAATGACTTTGTCCTAAATCTGAATGGTTCAGCACACCATGCATTACGAAAACTGCTAAATCCAGCTTTTAAACTTAAAGTTGTTGAAG ACTTTGTGCCAACCTATGTTGAGCTTTCTGAGAAGTTGGTTTCACTGTGGAATCAAAAAATAATGAAGTTGGGAGAACCAACGGTGGTGGAGGCACAGACATGTTTGGCTGGACTG ACACTGGACATCATATGTAAGTGTGGGTTCGGCTACGACATGAAGGCCATTGAGAAGCCACAAGAGGCTGGTGTGTATGCCTTCAAGAGAATGCTTTTTGGGTCACGAATCAG actGACTAATATGATTCCATTTTTCTCATATTTGCCTTCAAAGGAAAAAACTCAATTCAAAGAAGACGCTCAGCTGTTCAA ATCAACGATAATGAAGGTTATCACACAGCAAAAGCAACTGTTCAAGGATAATCCTCAGTACACGA ACCTCAATGGAAACAAGAATCTTCTGGCCACTCTGCTGCTGGCTCATGATGAGAAGGATGAGGGCATTACAGATGAAGTGATTTTTGCCAATATTGCTGGATTCATGTTCGCTGGTTTTGAG ACTACCAGTCATGCTTTGACGTGGACTCTCTTGAACCTGGCACAGCACCTTGATTGTCAAGAAAAGGCTAGAAAAGAAGTGTTAGGACAAACACCCAAGGGTCAGACAGTCACTGTAAAAAAACTGGACCAAATGCCTTATGTGACTTGTTGCATAAAGGAATCTTTGAG ATTGTATCCACCTGTTACTGTGTTCTGGAGAACACCTGTACATGATGATCAAATAAATGGCTACTTTATTCCTAAAGGCACACCTGTTGGTATCAGTGTTGGAGCTCTTCACAG ATTGCCGGAGAACTGGGATGATCCCGATTCATTTAAGCCAGAGAGGTTTCTGGAGCAAATCAACCCATACAAGTTTATTCCTTTTGCCACTGGTCCCTACATGTGTATTGGTAACAAATTTTCCATGATGGAGTCCAGAGCAATTTTAGCTGTGCTTCTGCAGAATTTTAAGTTTGAAATGGTGCCGGACTACACATTCAGGCGTGAAGCAACTCCTATTATGCATCCAAGTCCTCCATTGATTCTTCGGGCGACAAGGGTGTAG